A genomic stretch from Lathyrus oleraceus cultivar Zhongwan6 chromosome 2, CAAS_Psat_ZW6_1.0, whole genome shotgun sequence includes:
- the LOC127118833 gene encoding probable glycerol-3-phosphate acyltransferase 2 has product MKNVNPFVHKTSKHANKTLVFDFEGTLLRSTSLFSYFMLVSFEAGGILRSLILFLSYPLVWLVGEYQLGLKIMVFLTFFGLRKDSFRIGTSVLPKFFLEDVGLEGFEAVMCCERKVASSKLPRIMVQGFLKDYLGVEAVVAREIKSCNGYFLGVFEKHKTTIPYDVKATSMDNNSIGIIGSHIEYIDQKLFPHYKKVCFMLTSNERRNWRELPRKWYPKPLIFHDGRLAFKPTLISSFIMFMWLPLGILLSIFRITLGVSLPFNASASILAFSGTRTTVSRPQTSTETEINRKNMLYVCNHRTLLDPLYISHTINKPLSAVTYSMSRFNELISPIKTTRLTRDRHRDRKSMERMLNEGNLVVCPEGTTCREPYLLRFSPLFAELTDDIVPVAVDVKGSMFYGTTASGHKCLDPFFHHLNPNPVYFVKILERIPSSQTCHEGGKSGVEVANFVQNEIGKSLGFCCTDLTRKDKYMTLAGNEGV; this is encoded by the exons ATGAAAAACGTTAATCCATTTGTTCACAAAACATCCAAACATGCTAACAAAACCTTAGTTTTTGATTTTGAAGGCACTCTTCTAAGATCCACCTCACTCTTTTCTTACTTCATGCTAGTTTCTTTTGAAGCTGGTGGAATACTAAGATCTCTCATCTTGTTTCTTTCATACCCTTTGGTATGGCTAGTTGGTGAGTATCAACTAGGTTTGAAGATTATGGTTTTCTTAACATTCTTCGGCCTAAGGAAAGATTCATTCAGAATTGGAACATCTGTTCTTCCAAAATTCTTCTTGGAAGATGTTGGGTTGGAGGGGTTTGAAGCTGTGATGTGCTGTGAGAGAAAAGTTGCTTCTAGTAAGTTGCCAAGAATCATGGTTCAAGGTTTCTTGAAAGACTATTTAGGTGTTGAAGCTGTTGTAGCGAGAGAGATAAAATCATGTAATGGTTACTTTTTGGGAGTGTTTGAGAAACATAAAACCACAATTCCCTATGATGTTAAAGCAACAAGCATGGACAATAATAGTATTGGAATTATTGGTAGCCATATTGAGTATATTGACCAGAAACTTTTCCCTCATTACAAG AAGGTTTGCTTTATGTTAACTTCTAATGAGAGGAGAAACTGGAGAGAGCTACCAAGAAAATGGTATCCTAAGCCATTGATTTTCCATGATGGAAGATTAGCTTTCAAGCCAACTCTAATATCttcattcatcatgttcatgtgGTTACCACTTGGAATATTGCTTTCCATTTTCAGAATTACCCTCGGAGTTTCACTTCCTTTTAATGCATCAGCTTCAATATTAGCTTTCTCAGGTACAAGAACCACAGTTTCAAGACCTCAAACCTCGACCGAAACCGAAATAAATCGAAAGAACATGCTCTATGTGTGCAATCACAGAACTTTGCTTGATCCACTTTACATTTCACACACTATAAACAAACCACTCTCAGCTGTTACTTATAGCATGAGCAGATTCAATGAGCTTATTTCCCCGATTAAGACGACACGGTTAACGCGCGATCGACATCGAGACAGGAAATCAATGGAAAGAATGCTTAATGAAGGAAACCTTGTAGTGTGTCCAGAAGGAACAACATGTAGAGAGCCTTATTTGTTAAGGTTTAGTCCTTTGTTTGCAGAACTTACGGATGATATTGTTCCGGTTGCTGTTGATGTTAAGGGTAGTATGTTTTATGGAACAACAGCTAGTGGACATAAATGTTTGGATCCATTTTTTCATCACTTGAATCCAAATCCTGTTTATTTTGTGAAGATTCTTGAGAGGATACCATCATCACAAACATGTCACGAAGGTGGAAAATCTGGAGTTGAAGTTGCAAATTTTGTGCAAAATGAAATTGGAAAAAGTTTGGGATTTTGTTGCACTGATTTGACTAGGAAAGACAAGTATATGACATTGGCAGGTAATGAAGGTGTGTAA
- the LOC127122555 gene encoding kinesin-like protein KIN-12B, whose amino-acid sequence MLPRNPIARDTAELPSSSSPSSSAKTRPSSRKHKPSKENDPPSDHNIIVSYSPSHVKSKSPLPPRPPSSNPLKRKLALDTIAAENSLPATTDSGVKVIVRMRPLRKDKDEGDPIVQKISGDSLSINGRTFTFDSVADVEATQLDIFEHVGVPLVENCLAGFNSSVFAYGQTGSGKTYTMWGPANSLAEENVAKEQQGLTPRVFERLFACIKEEQTKHSDQQLNYQCNCSFLEIYNEQVTNLEDVKSGVYVENLTENQVSTMEDVTQ is encoded by the exons ATGCTTCCAAGAAACCCAATAGCGAGGGACACAGCAGAGCTTCCATCTTCATCAAGCCCTAGCAGCTCCGCCAAAACCAGACCCTCTTCTCGCAAACACAAACCCTCTAAAGAAAACGATCCTCCTTCAGATCACAACATCATCGTCTCTTACTCCCCCTCCCATGTCAAATCCAAGAGTCCGTTACCACCAAGACCTCCTTCTTCCAACCCTCTCAAACGCAAACTTGCTCTCGACACCATCGCCGCCGAAAATTCACTCCCGGCAACTACCGATTCCGGCGTTAAG GTTATTGTGAGGATGAGGCCGTTGCGGAAGGATAAGGACGAAGGAGATCCTATAGTTCAGAAGATTTCTGGTGATTCGTTATCAATTAATGGCCGTACTTTCACCTTTGATTCTGTTGCTGATGTTGAAGCTACTCAG CTTGACATTTTTGAGCATGTTGGGGTTCCTTTGGTGGAGAATTGTTTGGCTGGTTTCAATAGTTCTGTCTTTGCTTATGGACAG ACGGGGAGTGGGAAAACGTATACTATGTGGGGTCCTGCCAATTCTTTGGCTGAAGAAAATGTAGCAAAAGAGCAACAAGGACTTACACCCCGTGTTTTTGAGAGACTGTTTGCGTGCATAAAGGAA GAGCAAACAAAGCATTCTGATCAACAGCTCAATTATCAGTGCAACTGCTCTTTTCTTGAG ATATACAATGAACAGGTCACAAATCT AGAAGATGTCAAATCAGGTGTGTATGTTGAGAATCTTACAGAGAATCAAGTGTCTACAATGGAGGATGTTACTCAGTAA